The Stieleria maiorica genome includes the window AGCGGCCCTTTTGCTGCGCGGCTAGCCAATTCAGTGCGGCCTGATGAACGATTTCGTGTCCGCCATCAAAGATCGTCAGTCGCGTTGTTCCAGCAGTTCGCCGGAAAATCGGAGCATGGTCGCCGTACAACGGATCCGGCATCGCCTCGTTGATCGGGCGGAGCGATTCGGGCACGGAGCGTGTTTGATACATCGCGTCGATCGCGTCAACGGTGATCCTGGCCTCGGCTAGAACGGCGGCATTGAAGGCGTGCATCGAATGCGTGAAAGGCACGCTGCCCTCGCGTCCATCATGGATGCCGTGGTTCAAGTCCAGCGGAGGAAGACGTTTCGCTTTGCCGATCCAGTTCAACGGAGATCGATGCCAGGCGGCATCGCGAGACTCCTCGGAAACATCCGGTGCGCTACCGAGCACGGATTCGATCATCGTGGCGTAGCGATCAAACGGTGTACCCTTGCATTGGCTGTGCCAAGCCGCGATATCCGAGATGCCGCACCAGGCCGACACCCCCGCCCACAGCTCCGGCTCACGTGCCGCCATCAGCATCGATGCGTGGCCGCCACCAGAAACACCGACACAATAGATTCGGCTGGCGTCGATCGATGTCTCGGATTGAGCGAATTTGACAGCGCTGCGGATATCGGCGACGACAAGGTCCGACCCCATCGCCGGCGGCGTTTTATTGATGCCGCGAAAATTGGGATGGATGAAGGCCCAGCCGGCTTGCTGGCACCATTTCGCATACTGAGCTTCACCGCCAGCTTGACGGTAGTCACTGGACCAAGTGTGCAATGCGACCAGCAGAGGGACCGGCTGATCGGACCGGGGAGTCCAAATCAACGTCGGCTGCATCGAATCATCGCCATCGGATCGATAGGTCGTTTCGCGGACCCCCTCGGGATATCCCGGGACCTGCGCGGCGGCGTGCAAACCAAAAGGAACCATCGCGACGGCGATCAGGATGGCAGCGTATTTCGAAATCAACATTGAAACGGTGGGGCTCCGGGCCGTGTAAACTGCAGGTCACGCCATGATGTCGGCTTGCGATTGCCGCCAGAATCACTTTTAAGTTCAAGGTTTGGATATGCTACACCGTCCAGCCCGATTCATGTCCCTGGCATTGATTTTTCTGGGCTCGATTTCGTTTGCAAACGATCCGATCGACGTCTGGCCCGGACCGGAGGAAAGCCACGCGAAAACGCAAGGCGGCCAAGCCGCAAAGAGGTCAGGTTGAATCGAGTCTTGACCCAAAAGCCATTTGCACGCGCGGCTTCGAGTCTTTCTTCTTTCCTGCCCATCCTTTGCGCCGTTGCGTGAGACCTGCTCCCGTGCCATCCATCCGGAGAGTGCCTGTTTCGCGGTTTTGGTTTCGGGGCACTCACCGGCGGTCGTCGGGGCTAGAATGAAACGCAGCAATGCACCCCGAGCATCTCGATTTTTCTTGAAATAGCATGCCATTCAAGCTGCGACGACCTCTCCCACTTGTCATCCATTGTCTCCTCTTATTCGCTTCGGTTTCGTCGTTGATGACCACGGTTGCAACGGGCGAAGACAGGCGTCCCAACGTTGTGATGATCATCGTCGATGACTTGAACGACTTGCCGCTGTCTCCGGACGGAAAGCCGCGGATCGAGACGCCGAACATCGACCGGATCGCCCGGCGCGGTGTCACGTTCACCAACGCCCACTGCAACGATCCGATCTGCGCACCGTCACGGGCCAGCATGCTGCTGGGGCTGTATCCGCAAACCAGCGCACTGTACTGGTTTGAGGACTGGAGAAAAAATGGTGTGCTCAATCAATGTGTCTCAGTCAATCGACACTTGCAAAACCACGGGTACTCGGTCTTCGGAACCGGCAAGATCTATCACGGCGGTCAGTCCGACGGGGCTTTCGATCGCCGAGGCCCCGGTCCCGATGTCGGCCCCTGGCCGTGGGACGGAAAGTCAAAGCAAAGTCATCTTCCGCACCCGGCAATGATGTACCTGTATGACACCGATGGTGATATGGATTACAAGTGGGAACACCACTTCGGTCCGCTATCGATGGTGCCCGATTGGAAACCCGACCCGCAAGCCGGCATCCCCGGATACAAGGGCTGGCGATTAGGCGGAAAACCGTTTCGATACAACGGTAATGATGACCGGGACAAGTTGGCGGATGAATTGTGCGCCGAGTGGTCGGCCGACATGATCACCAAAGATCATGACCGGCCGTTCGCCATCTTCACCGGATTGGTGCGGACCCACACGCCGCTGTACGCGCCCCAGGAATACTTCGATCGCTTTCCGCTCGATTCGATCGAATTGCCTGAAACGATCGACGGAGACCTGGACGATTGCGCAACGGCCCTGGCGGATCGATCACTGTACGGCTTTCGTCGCTACAACATGTTGGTCCGCCACAAAGACCGCCAATTGTACCGGCAGTGGTTGCAAGCCTATCTGGCATGTGTCTCCTTCGTCGATGATCAAGTCGGCAAGATCCTGGACGCAATTGACGCGAGCCCCCAGCGGGACAACACGATCGTGATCTTCACCAGTGATCACGGTTTCCACATGGGTGAGAAGGAGTTTCTGTACAAGCAGAGTTTGTGGGACGGCGCGACACGCGTTCCGTTGATCATCGCCGGTGTCGACGGAATGCCCAAGGGAGTGACCTGTGATCGGCCGGTTTCCTGGATCGACCTGTATCCGACCTTAAACCAGTTGTGCGGACTGCCGCCACAGCCCAACGCGGCCTCAGGCGGTTACAATTTGGAAGGGCACAGCCTGGTTCCCCTGTTGATGTCTCCCGAAGGTGATTGGAACGGTCCCGATGTCGCGATCACGGCATTGCCGGGCAAGGACCACAGCCAGCACGAACGACACGGCGGCACGTGGTTCCCGCATTTTTCGGTCCGCAGCAAACAGTACCGTTACACTCTTTGCTCCAGTGGCGACGAAGAACTCTACGATTTTGAATCCGATCCACGCGAGTGGAAGAACCTCGCTGACGATCCGGCATACGCTTCGGTCAAAGCGAATTTGAAGGAACAATTGATCGCGTTGCGTGACGGTTCGGCTTGGCAATCGCTCGACGATCTCCATCGCTGGACCTACGGGGCACAAAAGGGAGGCGTTGTTTCCGACGATGGAACGTTGACGTTCAGCGGTCATTCGTCGTCCTACTTGGCAACGATCGCCAAGTACAAGGACTTTGAATGGGAATTTGAGGCAAAGTCGCCGAACACGCAACGCATGCGGGTCAGCTATCACGCCCGCGTGCAAGGCAACCGCGTCGTCGGGACGGTCGCCAATGTTCCGCCGACGCAATCCAATTTGGAAGGCACTGCGGTCCCGTTTGATTCCGGGCAGTGGCATCGTTATCGCATCCGCGTGGTCGATGGGCGTTGCCGCGTCTGGATCAATAGCAAATTGCACAGTGACGTGGTCAATGCCTCCGATACAGACGTCGGGGTGATCGGTTTTGATTTCCCCGGAGTTGACGAGCCCACGCTAAGTGTGCGAGCGTCGCGCGTGCGAAGGCTGACGTCCAATTGACGCTCGCTTTGTGCGGCCGGGGTGATCAGCGACGTGAGATGAAAGCGGACGGCAATCCGTTCCGGGTTCCAGGTCCGTTGGTAGAGCTTGGGGGACAGAAGAAGGGGGGCAGGAAAATGGAGGCTAAGGCAGGAGACACCGACAAGAAAATGGGAGATAAGAAACTGTCGGGCAGCTAACGTGGCAAGTCTCTCGCTTCGGCGTAGGGGCGTCGTGAGAGCGCTGCTTCACCGACGCGTTGGATGGCCAAGACGAACGCGGCGGTGCGCAGGTCGACGTCGCGTTGCTTTGCTACTTCGGCGACCGATTCGCAGGCCTTCCGCATGTGGGTGGACAGCTCGTGGCGGATCCGCCCCAGTTCCCATTGGAACTGTTGAATGTTTTGCGCCCATTCGAAATAGCTGACCGTCACCCCGCCGGCGTTGGCCAAGATATCGGGGACAACCAGGATGCCACGTCGGCGAAAGATCTCGTCGGCTTCCGGCGTGGTCGGTGAATTGGCCGCTTCGATAATGATCTTTGCCCGCACGTCTTCGGCGTTGTCTTTGGTCAGCACGTCACCGAGTGCGGCGGGGACCAACACGTCCGCCTCCCAGGTCAGCACGTCGTCGCTCTTGAAGGCGTCGCCGCCGGGAAACCCAGCGACGCTGCCGTGTTGGGCGGTCCATGCGGCCAACTGGTCGACGTCCAGCCCTTCTTTGTTACCGACCCCGCCGGCGTGATCCCCGACCGCGACAATCTTGGCGCCCAGTTCGGCCATCGTCCGGGCCGCGTGACTGCCGACGTTCCCGAAGCCTTGCAGCGCGACGGTCACCTCCGAGATCGAATTGTCTTGCCAGCGGAGCACTTCCTCCAGCACGATCGTCACGCCGCGGCCGGTCGCCTCTTCGCGGCCTTCGGATCCGAACAAATGCAACGGTTTGCCGGTCACGACTCCGGGCGAGAATCCGGCGTACTTCGAATACTCGTCCATGATCCAGCCCATGATCTTGGCGTTCGTGTTGACGTCCGGGGCGGGGATGTCGATGGTCGGACCGATAACCTCCTTGATTTGGCCGACGAAGGTCCGCGTGATCTCATTCAGCTCGCGCTCACTCAAGTCGCTCGGGTCACAATTGATGCCGCCTTTGGCGCCGCCATACGGAACACCCACCACCGCCGTTTTCCAGGTCATCAGATTCGCCAGCGCCGTCGCTTCGTCTTCATCGACCGACGGATGGTAGCGCAGCCCGCCCTTCATCGGCCCGCGGACCCGACTGTGTTGGACACGGTAGCCGGTGTGTTTGATCAGCTTGCCTTCGTCACTCTCGGTGACCAGGCCGACTTTGACGATCCGCAGCGGGCAAAGCAGGATGTCACGCACCCGGTCGGAAAGTCCCAAGACATTGGCGGCATGGCGAAAATAGGCGCGGCTTTCTTCTAACATCAAAACGGTCCCGGGGAGTGATACACGGTGGTTGCCCTCTTAGTCTATTCACTTTGGGCGAGCGAAAATGGCATTTCGGTACCCCACTGGGCCAAGCAAATCAAACAACTGGCCGTTTCCGTCCGCGGTAGTACCGCCACAGTTTCGAGTTACAATCGAGTCATTCCCTGGAACCGATTTGATGAGCACAGCCCCCCGTTACGTTCCGCACTACACGATCGACGACTACCGTCGCTGGGAAGGCGATTGGGAGTTGATCGACGGTGTGCCGGTGTCGATGAGTCCGTCCCCGTTAGGGCCGCACGAGCGCATTGTCGCCGAACTGTCGCGACAAATGCTTAATCAGCTAATCGAGAACGAGTGCGACTGCCGCGTTTACACCAATCTCGATTGGATCGTGAGCGATGATACAGTGGTTCGACCGGATTTAATGGTCGTTTGTGGCATTCAGCCCGACCGGCATCTGGAGCGGCCACCCGCCGTCGTAGTGGAAGTGCTTTCCGCAGCAACGCGGCAGCGCGACTTGACCGCGAAGCGAGCCATCTACCTGGAACGCGACGTCACACGCTATTTGATTGTCGACCCGGACGACCAAACGGTGCGAGTTGTGATGAAGCATGGAGAACAATCGTTCGGGGCCGGCGAATCGATGGTTTTCGACGTTGATGCTGGCTGTCGGGTCGAGATCCAGTGCGGGCGATTGTTTGCTTGAGGCTGTGTCGGGGGAAGGAAGGCAGAACGATTCGGGGCAGAATGATGCCAGTGGAGGATTGCCGCCGGCGGCGATGCATGGGTGAACTGGCAAAACGATGGGGGCAAAACGATGGGGGCAAAACGATGGGGGCAAAACGATTGAGATCAATGCCCCATCTTACTCCCAACTCCCAACTCCCAGCTCCCACCTCTCTACTCCCCCCCATCAAACCCTTTCCAACGGACGAAGCCTTCGATGGCTTGGTACTGGGCCAATCCCAGTCGGTCATAGATCTGTGCCGTTTGCGCGTTACGCGCTTCGGCACGTTGCCAGAACTCGCGCGCGTCGGACCCCGGGAACAGGGCGCGGTCTTTTTGCGATTCATGTTTGAAGATCGCATCGCGTTTGCGGTCGACCTCTTGGGGGCTGAGCGGCACGGCCATTTCGATTTCGTGCGGCGCCCATTCCTGCCAGGCACCGCGGTAGAGCCAGACGGCGGTTGAGGCGAACCAGTCATCGTGGCGGCATTCTTCGCAGGCGGCAAAGATGACGTCCAGGCAGGTGCGGTGGGTACCGTGCGGATCGCTCAGGTCACCGGCGGCATAAATCTGGTGCGGCTGCACGTGTCGCAACAGGTCAACGGTGATTTCAATGTCTCGCTGGCCGATCGGCTTTTTACGCACCGTTCCGGTTTCGTAAAACGGCAGATCGAGGTAATGCAGGTGTTCGTCTCGAACGCCACAAACGCGCGCCCCTGCGGTCGCTTCGCCGCGTCGGATCAGTCCTTTCAGTCGCTGGACTTCGTTGATGTCGATGCTTCCGGACGCCTTGTCGCGGATGGCGTGAATCATCATGTCGGTCAGCCGTTGAATGTCGTCGTTGAACACGTCGAATTCGCGGCAGAAGTCGGCGGCGAATTCCGCGAACCGCAGCGCATCTCCGTCGAAAACGGCCAGATTACCGGAGGTCTGGTAGGCGACGTGGATTTCATGGCCCTGGCCGGCCAACCGCGTCAGCGTGCCTCCCATCGAGATCACGTCGTCGTCCGGGTGCGGCGAAAACAGGATGATGCGTTTGGGGAACACCGTCTCGGGGCGATCCGGTTTGCCGGCCGGCCAGCCCGTGATCGTGTTTTGCAAATGACGAAAGACGCTCAGGTTGATTTCGTAGGCCGTTCCGTATTCGGCCAGCAGTCCCTGTAATCCGTTGGCGTTGTAATCGGCGTCGGTCAACATCAGCACGGGCTTTTGGACCGATTGTGAAAGCGCGATCACGGCGCGGCGGACCATCACGTCGTCCCAGCAGACTTCGCCGACCAACCACGGCGACCGGATTTCGGTCAGATTCGCCGCGGCGGCCGAATCCAGAAAGAACTCGACGTCGTCGTGTTGTTGAAGAAACGTTGCCGGAACGGCAGGTGCGACTTCGCCTTCGACCGATCGGGCGACGATCGACGCTTTGCCTTCGCCGAAGGCCAGCAAGATGATCCGTCGCGCATCCAAGATGGTCCCGACGCCCATCGTGATCGCACGTCGCGGCACGTTTTCGACGCCAAAGAAGTTGCTGGCCGCATCGATCCGCGTCATCGCATCGAGTGTGATCGGCCGGGTGCGCGAATCCGTGCCCGAACCGGGTTCGTTGAAACCGATATGACCGGTGCGTCCGATGCCCAGGATCAACATGTCGATGCCGCCCAATTCGGCGATCTCGTTTTCGAACTTCAGGCAATACTCTGACAGATCATCCTGGGGCGTCAGGCCGTCGGGGATATGGATCTGGTCGCGTGGCAGGTCGATGTGATCGAACAGGTGTTCGTTCATGAATCGCACATGGCTCTGCAGCGATTCCGGCCCCATCGGCAGGAACTCGTCGAGTACAAAGACGGCCACGTTGGCAAACGAGAGGCCTTGTTCGCGG containing:
- a CDS encoding glucosamine-6-phosphate deaminase, yielding MRRDRRRLKAYSHAAPASSIPYRVFPEASNASEAAALEIATLVRSRAAEGRTCVLGLATGSSVVNVYSAMVRMHREQGLSFANVAVFVLDEFLPMGPESLQSHVRFMNEHLFDHIDLPRDQIHIPDGLTPQDDLSEYCLKFENEIAELGGIDMLILGIGRTGHIGFNEPGSGTDSRTRPITLDAMTRIDAASNFFGVENVPRRAITMGVGTILDARRIILLAFGEGKASIVARSVEGEVAPAVPATFLQQHDDVEFFLDSAAAANLTEIRSPWLVGEVCWDDVMVRRAVIALSQSVQKPVLMLTDADYNANGLQGLLAEYGTAYEINLSVFRHLQNTITGWPAGKPDRPETVFPKRIILFSPHPDDDVISMGGTLTRLAGQGHEIHVAYQTSGNLAVFDGDALRFAEFAADFCREFDVFNDDIQRLTDMMIHAIRDKASGSIDINEVQRLKGLIRRGEATAGARVCGVRDEHLHYLDLPFYETGTVRKKPIGQRDIEITVDLLRHVQPHQIYAAGDLSDPHGTHRTCLDVIFAACEECRHDDWFASTAVWLYRGAWQEWAPHEIEMAVPLSPQEVDRKRDAIFKHESQKDRALFPGSDAREFWQRAEARNAQTAQIYDRLGLAQYQAIEGFVRWKGFDGGE
- a CDS encoding sulfatase-like hydrolase/transferase; the protein is MTTVATGEDRRPNVVMIIVDDLNDLPLSPDGKPRIETPNIDRIARRGVTFTNAHCNDPICAPSRASMLLGLYPQTSALYWFEDWRKNGVLNQCVSVNRHLQNHGYSVFGTGKIYHGGQSDGAFDRRGPGPDVGPWPWDGKSKQSHLPHPAMMYLYDTDGDMDYKWEHHFGPLSMVPDWKPDPQAGIPGYKGWRLGGKPFRYNGNDDRDKLADELCAEWSADMITKDHDRPFAIFTGLVRTHTPLYAPQEYFDRFPLDSIELPETIDGDLDDCATALADRSLYGFRRYNMLVRHKDRQLYRQWLQAYLACVSFVDDQVGKILDAIDASPQRDNTIVIFTSDHGFHMGEKEFLYKQSLWDGATRVPLIIAGVDGMPKGVTCDRPVSWIDLYPTLNQLCGLPPQPNAASGGYNLEGHSLVPLLMSPEGDWNGPDVAITALPGKDHSQHERHGGTWFPHFSVRSKQYRYTLCSSGDEELYDFESDPREWKNLADDPAYASVKANLKEQLIALRDGSAWQSLDDLHRWTYGAQKGGVVSDDGTLTFSGHSSSYLATIAKYKDFEWEFEAKSPNTQRMRVSYHARVQGNRVVGTVANVPPTQSNLEGTAVPFDSGQWHRYRIRVVDGRCRVWINSKLHSDVVNASDTDVGVIGFDFPGVDEPTLSVRASRVRRLTSN
- a CDS encoding alpha/beta hydrolase family protein yields the protein MLISKYAAILIAVAMVPFGLHAAAQVPGYPEGVRETTYRSDGDDSMQPTLIWTPRSDQPVPLLVALHTWSSDYRQAGGEAQYAKWCQQAGWAFIHPNFRGINKTPPAMGSDLVVADIRSAVKFAQSETSIDASRIYCVGVSGGGHASMLMAAREPELWAGVSAWCGISDIAAWHSQCKGTPFDRYATMIESVLGSAPDVSEESRDAAWHRSPLNWIGKAKRLPPLDLNHGIHDGREGSVPFTHSMHAFNAAVLAEARITVDAIDAMYQTRSVPESLRPINEAMPDPLYGDHAPIFRRTAGTTRLTIFDGGHEIVHQAALNWLAAQQKGRSVNWNPVQSNSITVIPADQQSGK
- a CDS encoding Uma2 family endonuclease is translated as MSTAPRYVPHYTIDDYRRWEGDWELIDGVPVSMSPSPLGPHERIVAELSRQMLNQLIENECDCRVYTNLDWIVSDDTVVRPDLMVVCGIQPDRHLERPPAVVVEVLSAATRQRDLTAKRAIYLERDVTRYLIVDPDDQTVRVVMKHGEQSFGAGESMVFDVDAGCRVEIQCGRLFA
- a CDS encoding Glu/Leu/Phe/Val family dehydrogenase, with the translated sequence MLEESRAYFRHAANVLGLSDRVRDILLCPLRIVKVGLVTESDEGKLIKHTGYRVQHSRVRGPMKGGLRYHPSVDEDEATALANLMTWKTAVVGVPYGGAKGGINCDPSDLSERELNEITRTFVGQIKEVIGPTIDIPAPDVNTNAKIMGWIMDEYSKYAGFSPGVVTGKPLHLFGSEGREEATGRGVTIVLEEVLRWQDNSISEVTVALQGFGNVGSHAARTMAELGAKIVAVGDHAGGVGNKEGLDVDQLAAWTAQHGSVAGFPGGDAFKSDDVLTWEADVLVPAALGDVLTKDNAEDVRAKIIIEAANSPTTPEADEIFRRRGILVVPDILANAGGVTVSYFEWAQNIQQFQWELGRIRHELSTHMRKACESVAEVAKQRDVDLRTAAFVLAIQRVGEAALSRRPYAEARDLPR